Below is a window of Cupriavidus sp. MP-37 DNA.
GCCTGGTGGTGGAAGCGCAGCTGGACAAGGGCAAGGGCCCGATCGCAACCATCCTGGTCAGCAGCGGCACGCTCAAGCGTGGCGATGTGGTGCTGGCTGGCAGCGCCTACGGCCGCGTGCGCGCCATGCTCGACGAAAACGGCAAGGCGACCAAGGAAGCCGGCCCGTCGATCCCGGTGGAAATCCAGGGTCTGTCGGAAGTGCCCGCCGCCGGCGAGGAAGTGCTGGTGCTGCCGGACGAGCGCAAGGCGCGCGAAATCGCGCTGTTCCGCCAGGGCAAGTTCCGCGACGTGAAGCTGGCCAAGCAACAGGCCGCCAAGCTCGAGAACATGCTGGAGCAGATGGCCGAAGGCGAAGTCCAGACGCTGCCGCTGATCGTCAAGGCCGACGTGCAGGGTTCGCAGGAAGCGCTGGTGCAGTCGCTGCAGAAGCTGTCGACCGCCGAGGTGCGGGTGCAGATCGTGCACGGCGGCGTGGGTGGCATCTCCGAGTCCGACGTCAACCTGGCGACGGCTTCGAAGGCGGTCATCATCGGCTTCAACGTGCGTGCCGATGCGGGTGCGCGCAAGCTGGCCGAGCACAACGGCATCGATATCCGCTACTACAACATCATTTACGATGCGGTAGACGAGATCAAGGCGGCGATGTCGGGCATGCTGGCGCCGGAGAAGCGCGAAACCACCACCGGCACGGTCGAGGTGCGCCAGGTGTTCCGCGTGCCGAAGGTTGGCGCGGTGGCTGGCTGTATGGTCACCGACGGCGTGGTCAAGCGCAATTCGCTGGTGCGCGTGCTGCGCAACAACGTGGTCGTCCACGACGGCGAGCTGGATTCGCTCAAGCGCTTCAAGGACGACGTCAAGGAAGTCAAGCAAGGCTTCGAGTGCGGCCTGTCGATCAAGAACTTCAACGATGTTCAGGAAGGCGACCAGCTCGAGGTGTACGAAATCACAGAGGTGGCGCGCACGCTGTAAGGCGTCGCAAGCAACGGCAGGCTTCGGCCTGCCGTTGTCATCTCGACCAGACTGTATTGCATGGCCAAGAAAGGCAATATCTCCTCCCGCAATCTCCGTATCTCCGACCAGATCCAGAAGGACCTGGCCGAGATGATCCAGCGCGAACTGCGCGACCCGCGCCTCGGCCTGGTCACGCTGCAGTCCGTCACGCTGACCCCCGACTACGCGCACGCCAAGGTGTACTTCACCGTGCTGGGCGCCGAAGCGGCCGAAGCCGAAGCCATCCTGAACGAGAAGGCCGGCTACCTGCACTCGCTGCTGTTCAAGCGCCTGCACATCCATACCGTGCCGACGCTGCATTTCCATCACGACACTTCGGTCGAACACGCGATCGAGATGTCCAGGCTGATCAACGAAGCGAACGCCACGCGTTCGAAAGACGAAGACTGATGCCGGCGCCCATGCCGGCCGGCATGGGCCTTCCTGGCACGGCCGCCGCGCGTTGCGCTTCGCCGCCTCCCGCTTTTTTCCCGATGACCGATTCCAACGCCAACCGTCCGCCGCGCCTGCCGCGCCGCGAGGTGCATGGTGTGCTGCTGCTCGACAA
It encodes the following:
- the rbfA gene encoding 30S ribosome-binding factor RbfA; the encoded protein is MAKKGNISSRNLRISDQIQKDLAEMIQRELRDPRLGLVTLQSVTLTPDYAHAKVYFTVLGAEAAEAEAILNEKAGYLHSLLFKRLHIHTVPTLHFHHDTSVEHAIEMSRLINEANATRSKDED